A DNA window from Maribellus comscasis contains the following coding sequences:
- a CDS encoding GNAT family N-acetyltransferase, with protein MKIYKATHITDDIVNAFSKLIPQLSPDSPIPSKSELEALINSDNTMIFLAEEEDIIGTLTVVLNRIPTGNKAWIEDVVVDESARGKGVGKKLTAFAIAFVSGKGISQINLTSTPERVAANQLYQKLGFEKRETNVYRLTLKE; from the coding sequence ATGAAAATATATAAGGCAACACATATTACCGACGATATTGTAAACGCTTTTAGCAAGTTAATTCCGCAACTTTCGCCCGATAGCCCAATTCCTTCAAAATCTGAGCTTGAAGCACTGATCAATTCAGATAACACCATGATTTTTTTAGCCGAAGAAGAAGATATTATTGGCACTTTAACGGTGGTTCTGAATAGAATTCCAACCGGTAATAAAGCCTGGATTGAGGATGTGGTTGTAGATGAGTCAGCAAGAGGAAAAGGAGTTGGGAAAAAGCTGACAGCATTCGCGATTGCATTTGTTTCCGGCAAAGGTATAAGCCAGATTAACTTAACATCTACTCCCGAACGGGTGGCGGCAAATCAACTGTATCAGAAACTAGGCTTTGAGAAAAGAGAGACAAATGTATACCGGCTAACCTTAAAAGAATAG